In Nerophis ophidion isolate RoL-2023_Sa linkage group LG02, RoL_Noph_v1.0, whole genome shotgun sequence, one DNA window encodes the following:
- the LOC133542809 gene encoding cell division cycle-associated protein 7-like isoform X2 has protein sequence MYPLTEELANVFAEDSENDKTFYGFGDEELSDHCNQNADIPGEDESRPSLLCKQTTSKTFQLRVALRSAPSDQNSTDEDGEWLQKTRVKTSQTKEDEGVTSEEDQTRVAEECKDASDFFLAKREQNIRANKAMLAQLMADLQKMPGSAAFLKKSEEKLSKKRPPRSGKESRRNPERSSRRHTRSMGRQEAPQEADVDLSLEEELLQVREALRKRGTQRANPSKPHIIRPVEDITEEQLQLVADNMTDKVYNRVTGSTCHQCRQKTVDTKTCCRHQECRGIQGQFCGPCLRNRYGEDIRKALLDPDWTCPPCRGICNCSFCRLREGQCPTGILFPLAQYHGFTDVHSYLRSLQHKAKSESADVS, from the exons ATGTACCCCCTGACGGAGGAGCTGGCGAATGTTTTTGCAGAAGACTCTGAGAACGATAAAACATTTTACGGTTTTGGTGACGAAGAGCTGAGTGACCACTGCAATCAG AATGCTGACATCCCAGGTGAAGATGAAAGCCGACCTTCTCTTCTCTGCAAGCAAACTACTTCCAAAACATTCCAATTGAGAGTGGCGCTTCGCTCGGCTCCGTCAGACCAAAATTCCACCGATGAGGATGGAGAGTGGCTGCAAAAGACAAGGGTGAAGACAAGTCAGACAAAGGAGGACGAAGGTGTTACATCCGAGGAAGACCAGACCAGAGTGGCTGAAGAATGTAAAGATGCGTCTGACTTCTTCCTGGCCAAGAGGGAACAAAACATCCGAGCCAACAAAGCAATG CTGGCTCAGCTGATGGCCGACCTGCAGAAGATGCCTGGAAGTGCTGCTTTTCTGAAAAAGTCGGAAGAAAAACTATCTAAG AAGCGTCCACCTCGCTCTGGAAAGGAGTCCAGAAGGAACCCAGAGCGCTCATCCCGCAGACACACCCGCTCTATGGGAAGACAGGAGGCCCCCCAGGAAGCAGATGTGGACCTCAGCTTGGAGGAGGAGCTTCTTCAA gttcGTGAAGCCCTGCGCAAACGTGGGACCCAGCGAGCCAATCCCAGCAAGCCTCACATCATCAGGCCCGTAGAGGACATCACTGAGGAGCAGCTGCAACTGGTGGCAGACAACATGACCGACAAGGTCTACAACAGAGTTACT GGCTCCACGTGTCACCAGTGCCGTCAGAAGACCGTTGACACAAAGACCTGCTGCCGCCACCAGGAGTGTCGGGGCATCCAGGGTCAATTCTGCGGGCCGTGCTTAAGGAACCGATACGGGGAGGACATCAGGAAGGCCCTCCTTGATCCG GACTGGACTTGTCCTCCCTGCCGAGGTATCTGCAACTGCAGCTTCTGCCGCCTGCGAGAAGGCCAGTGCCCCACGGGGATCCTGTTCCCTCTGGCTCAGTACCACGGCTTCACAGACGTCCACTCCTACCTCCGCAG CCTCCAACACAAAGCCAAGAGTGAGAGTGCAGATGTGAGCTGA
- the LOC133542809 gene encoding cell division cycle-associated protein 7-like isoform X1 — MYPLTEELANVFAEDSENDKTFYGFGDEELSDHCNQNADIPGEDESRPSLLCKQTTSKTFQLRVALRSAPSDQNSTDEDGEWLQKTRVKTSQTKEDEGVTSEEDQTRVAEECKDASDFFLAKREQNIRANKAMLAQLMADLQKMPGSAAFLKKSEEKLSKKKRPPRSGKESRRNPERSSRRHTRSMGRQEAPQEADVDLSLEEELLQVREALRKRGTQRANPSKPHIIRPVEDITEEQLQLVADNMTDKVYNRVTGSTCHQCRQKTVDTKTCCRHQECRGIQGQFCGPCLRNRYGEDIRKALLDPDWTCPPCRGICNCSFCRLREGQCPTGILFPLAQYHGFTDVHSYLRSLQHKAKSESADVS, encoded by the exons ATGTACCCCCTGACGGAGGAGCTGGCGAATGTTTTTGCAGAAGACTCTGAGAACGATAAAACATTTTACGGTTTTGGTGACGAAGAGCTGAGTGACCACTGCAATCAG AATGCTGACATCCCAGGTGAAGATGAAAGCCGACCTTCTCTTCTCTGCAAGCAAACTACTTCCAAAACATTCCAATTGAGAGTGGCGCTTCGCTCGGCTCCGTCAGACCAAAATTCCACCGATGAGGATGGAGAGTGGCTGCAAAAGACAAGGGTGAAGACAAGTCAGACAAAGGAGGACGAAGGTGTTACATCCGAGGAAGACCAGACCAGAGTGGCTGAAGAATGTAAAGATGCGTCTGACTTCTTCCTGGCCAAGAGGGAACAAAACATCCGAGCCAACAAAGCAATG CTGGCTCAGCTGATGGCCGACCTGCAGAAGATGCCTGGAAGTGCTGCTTTTCTGAAAAAGTCGGAAGAAAAACTATCTAAG AAGAAGCGTCCACCTCGCTCTGGAAAGGAGTCCAGAAGGAACCCAGAGCGCTCATCCCGCAGACACACCCGCTCTATGGGAAGACAGGAGGCCCCCCAGGAAGCAGATGTGGACCTCAGCTTGGAGGAGGAGCTTCTTCAA gttcGTGAAGCCCTGCGCAAACGTGGGACCCAGCGAGCCAATCCCAGCAAGCCTCACATCATCAGGCCCGTAGAGGACATCACTGAGGAGCAGCTGCAACTGGTGGCAGACAACATGACCGACAAGGTCTACAACAGAGTTACT GGCTCCACGTGTCACCAGTGCCGTCAGAAGACCGTTGACACAAAGACCTGCTGCCGCCACCAGGAGTGTCGGGGCATCCAGGGTCAATTCTGCGGGCCGTGCTTAAGGAACCGATACGGGGAGGACATCAGGAAGGCCCTCCTTGATCCG GACTGGACTTGTCCTCCCTGCCGAGGTATCTGCAACTGCAGCTTCTGCCGCCTGCGAGAAGGCCAGTGCCCCACGGGGATCCTGTTCCCTCTGGCTCAGTACCACGGCTTCACAGACGTCCACTCCTACCTCCGCAG CCTCCAACACAAAGCCAAGAGTGAGAGTGCAGATGTGAGCTGA